The sequence TGCTCAACTTCGTTCCACATCGCCATTAGTTGTTTGGCTTGATGATACCACCATAAAATTAAGTTGTTGTGCAGGTGAACTACTTTCGACAAGTGGCAACATGATTAAACTCGACCAGTTTTTAAAGTTGGTGGGTATAGCTCAAACTGGAGGGCAAGCAAAACTGATGATTAATGATGGTGATGTAAAAGTCAATGGCACAGTTGAAACCCGACGAGGAAGGAAATTAGTATCAAGCGACCAAGTAACCGTAGGAAGGCAAACTTTTAAGGTTGGGGACGTAATCCAATAAATAGTAGCAATCCTATACTCCACCGAATACACCTAGGCTAACTTTACATCGTTGATGAGCGCACTCTGTAAGTTAGTCATACAAGCGCGTTAGTAGTTTTCGGAGATGTCTATCTAAAGGGTTTTCATGTCCTCGATAAGTTTTTACAACACAACCGTTTAAGGTGATGTTATTACTTGTATTCTCAGTAAGTTGAGACAATAACTGTTAAGTTGACAATAGCCTCCTCAGCATCTGACATTTTTCTATCATATTCATCTCTCATACTAAAGATCATAAAGAGTTGATACTGAGTACAGCGATCAACTTGGGGAGTCAAAAAACATGATTGCAAAGCGATCAAAACTGGCTAGAGGCGCGATCGCGACAATGATTGTTTGCTTGGCTGGCAGGATTGATGACACAACTGTGTAGCTGCGATGAAATAACAGTTTCTTTTCATTGATTTATGTTTACTGAACTGTAAAAGGAGATCAAAGCAATGTCCAAAAAAGGATTTGTGCATGCAGCTGTGACAGCAGCCGCGATCGCAACCTTCCTAAGTGTTGATGCTGATGAAGCAGGAGCACATCACGGTTGGAGTGAGTACAACAACCAGCAACCTTTGAACTTGACAGGACAGATTCAACAAGTGAGCTATGAGTCTCCTCATGTGATGATTCAGATCAAGTCTGGTAACAAAATTTGGACATCTGTTCTTGCACCACCCTCTCGCATGCAGCGACGTGGATTGCCGCAGACGGCTCTGCAAGTCGGGCAAACAGTAGGTGTAGTCGGCTATGCTCACCGCAGCGAGTCTAATCAGATGCGGGCAGAGCGAATCATAGTCGGCGATCGCACAGTGGAGTTGCGTTAATGGAAAGTGTTGCAGATACCGACTGGTTGTGGCTGGAGAAAAGTGCATTATCCGTTGCGATTCGCCAGTGGACGTGGGGCTACCCGATCGTTGAGACGGTACACATTTTAGGTCTGGCGATCTTGTTTGGATCGGTTGTCATGTTCGACCTCCGATTGCTTGGCTTTTCCCGCCACCTATTGGTGAGCGACATGGCACGGCATCTTTTGCCTTGGGCTTACCTGAGCTTTGCGATCGTTGCTCTCTCCGGCTTCCTGATGTTTGCCGTTGATGCAAGTGTGATTGCAACAAATCCTGCCTTTCGTCTCAAACTCATACTGATTGCGGCAACTAGCGTGAATGCGGCGGTGTTTCATGGCGGGATTTACCGCTCAGTCAAACTCTGGAACCGGGGAGTCAAAGCTCCTGCGACAGCAAGAATTACGGCTATTTTCTCTCTCATTCTTTGGACAGCTGTAATTGTGTGTGGTCGCCTGATTGCCTATGTTTGAACTCAGACAATCAAGAGTTTCCGATCATGTCTCTGCGTCTGGTACTCTCCGCGTCACCGCGTCCCAATGCCCCCGTGTTCTCCTTGTTCTCCTTGTCCTTTTTTTCATTTGAAGATTACTGAATCGGTGTTCTAGCCGATTTATTTATCTGACACAAAGCCATCTCCTCCCATCCAGCGCCCGATTTGTTCGCGGCTGATGTCTGCAATTGGCACAAAATTAGAAAGCTGTCCTTTATAGATCACCCCAATGCGATCGCACAATGCCAACAACTCATCTAAATCTTCAGAAATCACCAGCACTCCACTACCAGTGTTCCGCATTTCCATTAAAGCTTCATGAATAGTTGCAGTAGCATTAACATCTACACCCCAAGTTGGATGTGCTGCGATCAACACTGCGTGATTTTGCTGAATTTCCCGCCCCATAATAAACTTTTGCAAGTTACCACCTGATAGACTGCTGGCGATCGCATCCAACCCTGCTTGTTTAACATTGAAGGCATTGCAAATTCTACTAGTCCAGGCTTTTAACTTGCGTTGTCGAATTATACCGTGCCGCAGCAACCCTTGACTGTAAGCTGTTAGCAAGGCATTTTCTCGCAAATTCAGATTTGGCACTACACCCACCCCTAGACGTTCTTCTGGGACATATCCCAAACCCAAGCGACGACGCTTCAGAATATCACAATTACCGATAGGCATCTCTCCCAGCAGAATCATTTCTGCCTTAGGACAAATTACTTCACCACTCAAAGCTGCTAAGAGTTCGCTTTGTCCATTACCCGCAACACCAGCAATACCGACAATTTCGCCGCTACGAATCTCAAAATTAATGTGTTGCAATGATACACCAAAAGGATGCTTTGATTCCACGCATAAATCTTTAACTTGCAAGCAAATAGATCCCAGAGATTGGGAAGAAGACGTGGAGAGTTTGGGACGCGGTGACGCCTCCGAAGACGCGGTGACGCGGAGAGTACCAGACGCAGAGAAATGATCGGAAACTCTCGACCTGTCACTGTGTCCCTGCGTCCCCGTGTTCTTGTAAGCATCTTCACCAATCATCATGCGCGCGAGACTCTGAGGAGTTTCTGTCTGGGGATTACACTCAGACACCACTGCACCATTCCGCAATACCGTAGCATGACTGCACAAAGATTGTACTTCTTGTAACTTGTGACTGCTGAACAAAATACTGCAACCACCAGAGGCAATTTGCCGCAATGTTGCAAATAGCTTTTCTATTTCTTGAGGAGTGAGAACCGCCGTTGGTTCATCCAAAATCAACAACTTGGTAGCAACACAAAGACAACGGATAATTTCTACGCGTTGTTTTTCACTCACTGATAGAGTGTGAACTGGGCGATCTGGATTTACATCTAAACCGTATTCTTGAGATAGAACGCGGATTTTTCGAGCAACTCGTGATAAGTCCCATTTTTCAGTAGGGGGAAGCGCCAAGGCAATATTTTCTGTAACAGTAAGGGTTTCAAATAAACAAAAGTGCTGAAACACCATACCAATACCTAGCAGACGCGCCTGCGCCGGACTGGTAATATTAACCTGCTGCCCTTCCCAATAAATTTCACCGCGATCGGGACGCACCAAGCCATAGATAATTTTCATCAAGGTACTCTTACCCGCCCCATTTTCTCCCAGCAGGGCATGAATTTCACCAGGTTGAATCGTCAAATTTACCTGATTATTTGCCAAACAACCAAGATACGACTTGCTAATATTCCTGGCTTGTAAACGGCTTTGGTTCATGTCAATCTCAAATCCAAAATCATTTAAGACTTCCCTTAGGAAGTGAACCCTCTACTCCTTCAACATACCAATCCATTGCTAACTGTTGTTTATCCTCCAAAACTTTACCCTGTGGTACTCGCACTACACCCTTTTGGTCTTTCACCGGGCCATTAAAAGGATGGGCACTACCTTTAATAAATTCCTCCCGCTTTGCCATTACCAATCTCTGCACATCTTGAGGAATTGCTGGATTTAGTGGCGAAATATCAACCATCCCTTGACCAATTCCATACCAAACGTTTTCAGGCTTCCACGTACCATTGATAACAGCAAGGGCTTTATCTGTATAAAACTTGCCCCACTTATTAATGGCTGATGTTAAATGTGCCTTCGCACCAAACCGACTCATATCGGTGTTGTAACCAAAAGCAAAAATACCTTTCTCCTCTGCTAATTGCACAGCAGCAGAAGAGTCAGTGTGTTGTGTCAGCACATCTGCATCTAAATTTACCAAAGCTTGTGCAGCTTCTCTTTCTTTAGCTGGATCGTACCAACTTTGTACCCACACTACTCTCAGCTTTGCCTTAGGATTTGTCGCCCGCAGTCCCTGTGTGAAAGCACCTATCCCCCGAATTACTTCTGGAATTGGGTATGCTCCGATAAAACCAATGATATTAGATTTGGTCATCTTGCCAGCAATCATACCAGTTAAGTAGCGGGGTTCTTCAAAGCGTCCCAAATAAGTGCCGACATTGGCAGCACGTTTGTAACCCGTACAGTGTTCAAAATAAACATCAGGAAAGTCTTTGGCAACTTTAATTGTCGGATTCATGTAGCCAAAGGAAGTTGTAAAAATTAATTTGTTGCCATCTAATGCCAGTTGACGAATAACCCTCTCAGCATCAGCACCTTCACTGACATTTTCTATAAAAGTAGACCTCACTCTTCCTTGAAGATTCACTTCCATTTCTCTGCGTCCGAGGTCGTGGGCATAAGTCCACCCAAAATCACCTACAGGTCCCACATAAACAAAACCCACCTTCAATGGTTCATTAACTGCTATGGGTGATGTCCTTGGTGACACTCCACTCTGTGGATTATTAGATTTTCTTTCAGTACAGGCAGCAATGGTAAAGCTAGCTCCTGTAAAAGAGGCATATTTGATAAACTTACGACGATCCATATCTATCGCTTAGCTGTACTTAGTTAAAAATATCTCTCTGGTTGGTAGCAGATGCAGTTTAAGATTATATATTCGCTAAATTTTAACTTTTTGTTTTTGCCACTAACAGACCATTTATAAAGTAAATCTTAAGTTTGTAGTGGCGTGTCAAAGCTAAAATGATGCATTATAGCTTTCTTGTGGGATGGGCTTCTAGCCCGCCGATGAGGGATTTCCAAGAAATAAATTATCCCGGATTGTGGGGTAGACCGGACAGCCTGCCCCTCAGATGTGACGGGTGAGGACACCC is a genomic window of Fischerella sp. PCC 9605 containing:
- a CDS encoding RNA-binding S4 domain-containing protein yields the protein MIKLDQFLKLVGIAQTGGQAKLMINDGDVKVNGTVETRRGRKLVSSDQVTVGRQTFKVGDVIQ
- a CDS encoding DUF6152 family protein, whose translation is MSKKGFVHAAVTAAAIATFLSVDADEAGAHHGWSEYNNQQPLNLTGQIQQVSYESPHVMIQIKSGNKIWTSVLAPPSRMQRRGLPQTALQVGQTVGVVGYAHRSESNQMRAERIIVGDRTVELR
- a CDS encoding DUF6644 family protein; the protein is MESVADTDWLWLEKSALSVAIRQWTWGYPIVETVHILGLAILFGSVVMFDLRLLGFSRHLLVSDMARHLLPWAYLSFAIVALSGFLMFAVDASVIATNPAFRLKLILIAATSVNAAVFHGGIYRSVKLWNRGVKAPATARITAIFSLILWTAVIVCGRLIAYV
- a CDS encoding ABC transporter ATP-binding protein, with protein sequence MNQSRLQARNISKSYLGCLANNQVNLTIQPGEIHALLGENGAGKSTLMKIIYGLVRPDRGEIYWEGQQVNITSPAQARLLGIGMVFQHFCLFETLTVTENIALALPPTEKWDLSRVARKIRVLSQEYGLDVNPDRPVHTLSVSEKQRVEIIRCLCVATKLLILDEPTAVLTPQEIEKLFATLRQIASGGCSILFSSHKLQEVQSLCSHATVLRNGAVVSECNPQTETPQSLARMMIGEDAYKNTGTQGHSDRSRVSDHFSASGTLRVTASSEASPRPKLSTSSSQSLGSICLQVKDLCVESKHPFGVSLQHINFEIRSGEIVGIAGVAGNGQSELLAALSGEVICPKAEMILLGEMPIGNCDILKRRRLGLGYVPEERLGVGVVPNLNLRENALLTAYSQGLLRHGIIRQRKLKAWTSRICNAFNVKQAGLDAIASSLSGGNLQKFIMGREIQQNHAVLIAAHPTWGVDVNATATIHEALMEMRNTGSGVLVISEDLDELLALCDRIGVIYKGQLSNFVPIADISREQIGRWMGGDGFVSDK
- a CDS encoding BMP family ABC transporter substrate-binding protein, giving the protein MDRRKFIKYASFTGASFTIAACTERKSNNPQSGVSPRTSPIAVNEPLKVGFVYVGPVGDFGWTYAHDLGRREMEVNLQGRVRSTFIENVSEGADAERVIRQLALDGNKLIFTTSFGYMNPTIKVAKDFPDVYFEHCTGYKRAANVGTYLGRFEEPRYLTGMIAGKMTKSNIIGFIGAYPIPEVIRGIGAFTQGLRATNPKAKLRVVWVQSWYDPAKEREAAQALVNLDADVLTQHTDSSAAVQLAEEKGIFAFGYNTDMSRFGAKAHLTSAINKWGKFYTDKALAVINGTWKPENVWYGIGQGMVDISPLNPAIPQDVQRLVMAKREEFIKGSAHPFNGPVKDQKGVVRVPQGKVLEDKQQLAMDWYVEGVEGSLPKGSLK